One window of Schistocerca cancellata isolate TAMUIC-IGC-003103 chromosome 9, iqSchCanc2.1, whole genome shotgun sequence genomic DNA carries:
- the LOC126100966 gene encoding synaptosomal-associated protein 29, with translation MAGQRYLSNQNSPFFAIEDDVDDETFLRNSRVGKSSYNQDRVDLEDRRQQLLERKREIEERTLASSNRSITMLRDSEQIGVATAEELLRQREQLERTDKRLDDINATLRFSQKHIQGIKSVMGSLKNYFSGKSNEQPPGSKEKSSIDADNKTKSPLVDTIDRTRSAPGLVSPVDSHPGLRTRGLTTDTFASADTNDMSDMQLALDRNLEEMCGSLSRLKGLAAGLGEEIDSQNELLDKITDKTDTADTTLQRQNKDMRRLLGKK, from the exons ATGGCGGGGCAACGCTATTTAAGTAATCAAAATAGCCCTTTTTTCGCCATAgaggatgatgttgatgatgaaacGTTTCTACGAAATTCGAGAGTTGGAAAATCAAGTTATAATCAAGATAGGGTAGATTTAGAAGATAGGAGACAACAGTTGCTCGAGAGAAAACGAGAAATAGAAGAAAGAACTTTAGCGTCTTCCAACAGGTCTATTACAATGCTGCGGGATTCGGAACAGATTGGAGTTGCGACAGCAGaa GAACTATTGCGCCAAAGAGAGCAGTTGGAACGTACAGACAAGAGACTGGATGATATTAACGCAACTCTGCGATTCAGCCAAAAACATATTCAGGGCATAAAG AGTGTAATGGGTAGTTTGAAGAATTACTTCAGTGGAAAATCTAATGAGCAGCCTCCTGGTTCCAAAGAAAAGTCTAGTATCGATGCTGACAACAAAACCAAAAGTCCATTAGTTGACACTATTGATAGGACAAGAAGTGCCCCTGGCTTAGTCTCACCAGTTGATTCTCATCCAG GTCTACGAACCAGAGGATTAACAACTGATACCTTTGCCTCTGCTGACACTAATGATATGAGTGACATGCAGTTAGCTTTGGACCGTAACTTGGAAGAAATGTGTGGTTCATTGTCACGGCTGAAAGGTTTGGCAGCTGGGCTAGGGGAAGAAATTGACTCTCAGAATGAGCTACTTGATAAAATAACAGACAAAACAGACACAGCAGATACCACTCTGCAGCGCCAAAATAAGGATATGCGTCGCTTGCTGGGCAAGAAATAG